In Populus alba chromosome 1, ASM523922v2, whole genome shotgun sequence, a single window of DNA contains:
- the LOC118040940 gene encoding protein POST-ILLUMINATION CHLOROPHYLL FLUORESCENCE INCREASE, chloroplastic — protein sequence MAATGASIFQISTQPRVFTRPITPNINNANPSVSNTLASSFIGSSLQRGTTKKKRTVKIGGKVIAAAAVATPSMEEVKEYARPTWAMFELGSAPVFWKTMNGLPPSSGENLKLFYNPAANKLVPNEEFGIAFNGGFNQPIMCGGEPRAMLRKVRGKADPPFYTIQICVPKHAVNLIFSFTNGVDWDGPYRLQFQVPNGWRNKPIEFFNEGLAEELSKEGACEKAIFPDTDIIVTRCAMIGNLSIEGGDRCDLDLVSGCMDPSSHLYNPLANVDDGSCPIDSDMED from the exons ATGGCAGCAACGGGTGCATCTATCTTTCAAATTTCGACGCAACCTCGTGTCTTCACGAGGCCAATTACTCCTAATATTAATAATGCTAATCCATCCGTCTCGAACACTCTTG CTAGTTCTTTCATCGGTTCTTCTTTGCAACGGGGCACTACTAAGAAGAAAAGAACAGTTAAGATCGGTGGGAAAGTGATCGCTGCAGCTGCTGTTGCCACTCCTTCAATGGAGGAAGTTAAGGA GTATGCACGTCCTACATGGGCCATGTTTGAACTTGGAAGTGCCCCCGTCTTCTGGAAAACCATGAATGGCCTTCCTCCATCTTCT GGGGAAAACCTCAAGCTTTTCTACAATCCAGCTGCAAACAAGCTTGTTCCAAACGAAGAATTTGGGATTGCTTTTAATG GAGGTTTTAATCAGCCCATCATGTGTGGTGGTGAGCCAAGGGCGATGCTGAGGAAAGTTAGAGGGAAGGCTGATCCGCCATTTTATACCATCCAGATATGCGTTCCTAAGCATG CTGTGAACTTGATATTCTCGTTCACAAATGGAGTTGACTGGGATGGTCCTTACAGGCTGCAGTTTCAAGTTCCCAATGGCTGGCGAAACAAGCCCATCGAATTCTTCAACGAG GGCCTGGCAGAAGAGTTGAGTAAAGAAGGTGCGTGCGAAAAAGCAATTTTTCCGGATACAGATATCATTGTCACGAGATGTGCTATGATCGGCAACTTATCCATTGAAGGG GGTGATCGTTGCGATCTTGATCTAGTCTCAGGATGCATGGATCCTAGCTCGCATTTATATAATCCCCTTGCCAATGTTGATGATGGATCCTGCCCAATTGATTCTGACATGGAAGATTAG